A region from the Acidobacteriota bacterium genome encodes:
- a CDS encoding uroporphyrinogen-III synthase, producing the protein MRWRPRSSGVSPAAGAAMIDLSGKRLLVTRAAEDAPEWAREIARAGGRPVILPCVVVERLTDRDTAAALRGALRGAAWLALASRRGAEAAADLVGGELPPSVKIAAVGPSTAAAARRRFGRCDLVPPEATGRGLAIALRQALSASREKAPVVVAAADRGRREIEEILAPEGVEVRRVAVYRSRPAPPASPRRRLGRDELDAVLLASPSAVRGLLNQAEVDARLPLVTIGPTTSEAVRHAGLRVAAEARRPGIHGLLEVVP; encoded by the coding sequence ATGCGCTGGCGGCCGAGGTCTTCCGGCGTCTCACCGGCGGCGGGGGCGGCGATGATTGACCTCTCCGGCAAGCGCCTGCTGGTCACGCGCGCCGCCGAGGACGCGCCGGAGTGGGCCCGCGAGATCGCGCGGGCGGGAGGACGGCCGGTGATCCTCCCGTGCGTGGTGGTGGAGCGGCTGACCGACAGGGATACCGCGGCAGCGCTTCGCGGGGCGCTTCGCGGCGCCGCCTGGCTCGCCCTCGCCTCGCGGCGAGGAGCGGAGGCGGCGGCGGATCTGGTCGGCGGCGAACTTCCCCCTTCGGTGAAGATTGCGGCCGTCGGTCCGTCGACCGCCGCCGCGGCCCGCCGGCGCTTCGGGCGGTGCGACCTCGTTCCGCCCGAGGCCACCGGAAGGGGCCTCGCCATCGCTCTCAGGCAAGCGCTGAGCGCTTCCCGGGAAAAGGCGCCGGTCGTCGTGGCCGCGGCCGACCGGGGCCGGAGGGAGATCGAGGAGATTCTCGCCCCCGAGGGCGTGGAGGTGCGGCGCGTGGCGGTCTACCGTTCCCGCCCGGCGCCGCCGGCCTCGCCACGCCGCCGGCTGGGGCGTGACGAACTGGACGCCGTGCTGCTCGCGAGCCCCTCCGCGGTTCGCGGGCTCCTCAACCAGGCCGAGGTCGATGCGCGCCTGCCGCTCGTCACCATCGGCCCGACCACGAGCGAGGCCGTGCGTCACGCCGGGCTCCGCGTCGCCGCCGAGGCGCGCCGTCCCGGAATCCACGGCCTGCTGGAGGTGGTGCCATGA
- a CDS encoding sigma-54-dependent Fis family transcriptional regulator, giving the protein MQRVTNRGRPGQGPAAAENRPITPLFLVSGSIRPYSSGDVSPQPNAPSFPHSSEASIAVVTTDPVLRRRLVSLCREEGHEVTAADDPERVLDLARSGRLDIVLLDATPPGGPLPRLLPEIARLPDGPAPLLIAPPAGPKAIFDLLDAGAQDVLHRPPHPLELRLRIRQVLDRRDLDLHVAGLEEAITERSRRSFSTRQLVSASPAMQELVRTLDRVAKMRTTVLIRGESGVGKELVARAIHFRSPRLEAPFIPINCAALPPHLIESELFGHERGAFTGAVSRRAGKFELAHRGTLFLDEVAETDLPTQAKLLRVLEQQEFMRVGGTKPVRVDVRLVAATNADLERLVREGRFREDLYYRLKVVTLVVPPLRERREDIPELASSILDQICRRNGLPPRRLTAAALDRLCAYGWPGNVRELMNTLEAVVVATPATTIDVEHLPPPLRDPGAESGAAPAQIPVDRSLREIEAEAIRAALMAERGSRTRAAARLGIAVRTLRRRIRALGLDRELPARPGRPRSRSSSTR; this is encoded by the coding sequence TTGCAACGAGTTACAAACAGAGGCCGCCCTGGGCAGGGCCCGGCCGCAGCAGAAAATAGGCCAATTACACCCCTTTTTCTTGTTTCTGGGTCAATTCGGCCCTATTCTTCGGGTGACGTGAGCCCGCAGCCCAACGCTCCTTCTTTTCCCCACTCCTCCGAGGCGTCGATCGCCGTCGTCACCACCGACCCCGTCCTGCGCCGCCGGCTGGTGTCCCTGTGCCGGGAAGAAGGACACGAGGTGACCGCCGCCGACGATCCGGAGCGCGTCCTGGACCTGGCGCGCTCCGGACGGCTCGACATCGTCCTCCTGGACGCCACGCCTCCCGGAGGGCCGCTCCCCCGGCTCCTCCCGGAGATCGCGCGGCTGCCCGACGGGCCGGCGCCGCTTCTGATCGCACCGCCGGCGGGGCCGAAGGCGATCTTCGACCTCCTCGACGCCGGTGCCCAGGATGTCCTCCACCGCCCGCCCCATCCGCTCGAACTCCGGCTGCGAATCCGGCAGGTCCTCGACCGCCGGGACCTCGACCTGCACGTCGCGGGTCTGGAGGAGGCCATCACCGAAAGGTCGCGGCGATCGTTCAGCACGCGGCAGCTGGTGAGCGCGTCGCCGGCGATGCAGGAGCTGGTCCGGACGCTCGACCGGGTGGCGAAGATGCGCACCACCGTGCTGATCCGCGGGGAGAGCGGCGTGGGCAAGGAGCTCGTCGCCCGGGCGATCCACTTCCGCTCGCCCCGCCTCGAGGCGCCGTTCATCCCGATCAACTGCGCAGCGCTCCCCCCGCATCTCATCGAGTCGGAGCTCTTCGGCCACGAGCGCGGGGCGTTCACCGGAGCGGTGAGCCGCCGAGCCGGGAAATTCGAGCTGGCCCACCGGGGCACGCTCTTTCTCGACGAGGTCGCCGAAACGGATCTGCCGACGCAGGCCAAGCTCCTCCGCGTCCTCGAACAGCAGGAGTTCATGCGGGTGGGCGGGACGAAACCGGTCCGCGTGGACGTCCGCCTGGTGGCGGCGACCAACGCGGACCTCGAGCGCCTCGTCCGGGAGGGGAGATTCCGGGAGGACCTCTACTACCGCCTGAAGGTGGTGACCCTGGTCGTGCCGCCGCTCCGGGAGCGGCGGGAGGACATCCCCGAGCTCGCTTCGTCGATTCTCGACCAGATCTGCCGCCGGAACGGCCTGCCCCCGAGGCGGCTCACCGCCGCCGCCCTCGACCGATTGTGCGCCTACGGCTGGCCGGGCAACGTCCGCGAGCTCATGAACACGCTCGAAGCGGTGGTCGTGGCCACGCCGGCGACGACGATCGACGTGGAACACCTCCCGCCGCCCCTCCGTGACCCCGGTGCGGAAAGCGGTGCCGCGCCGGCGCAGATCCCGGTGGACCGCTCCCTGCGAGAGATCGAAGCCGAGGCGATCCGGGCCGCTCTGATGGCCGAGCGGGGCTCGCGCACGCGCGCGGCCGCACGCCTGGGGATCGCGGTGAGAACTCTGCGCCGGCGGATAAGGGCTCTCGGTCTCGATCGGGAGTTGCCCGCGCGTCCCGGCCGCCCCCGATCGCGGAGCTCTTCGACGCGCTGA
- the hemH gene encoding ferrochelatase: MRRGRRPGKLAGMPRAHVLLVNLGTPEAPTEAAVRAFLDEFLSDPSVVDLPRWIWLPLLRLIVLRRRPERVARQYASIWSAEGSPLEVGTRRIARALAARLGARAAVEPAYRYGRRRVDERLEAALARGRSAVVLPLFPQPARATTGTIAELAEETALRIGARDRLRFAVPACDASGYVEALADRCREAFRASGGSPDRLVVSFHGLPVRQDRREGGRYSEACRRTFAALLRALDWPEERAHIAYQSRFGPGRWLSPATEAVLRDLGRQGAGHVAVVCPGFLTDGLETIEEIGVRGARIHAAAGGGRLTLVPAVADHPRFVEELAHLAEAALDSLASPAVPP, from the coding sequence TTGCGGCGCGGACGGCGTCCGGGCAAGCTCGCCGGCATGCCGCGCGCTCACGTCTTGCTGGTGAACCTCGGCACGCCGGAGGCCCCCACGGAGGCGGCCGTCCGCGCTTTCCTCGACGAGTTCCTGAGCGACCCCTCCGTGGTCGATCTCCCCCGATGGATCTGGCTTCCGCTGCTCAGGCTGATCGTGCTCCGGCGCCGGCCGGAGCGCGTCGCGCGCCAGTACGCCTCGATCTGGAGCGCCGAGGGATCTCCGCTCGAGGTCGGCACCCGCAGGATCGCCCGCGCCCTCGCCGCCCGTCTCGGCGCGCGGGCCGCGGTGGAGCCGGCCTACCGATACGGACGCCGTCGGGTCGACGAGCGCCTGGAGGCGGCTCTTGCCCGAGGGCGGAGCGCCGTCGTGCTGCCGCTCTTTCCGCAGCCGGCGCGCGCCACGACCGGCACGATCGCCGAGCTGGCCGAGGAGACGGCACTCCGGATCGGAGCCCGGGACCGGCTGCGGTTCGCCGTCCCGGCATGCGACGCCAGCGGATACGTGGAAGCGCTCGCCGACAGGTGCCGCGAGGCCTTCCGCGCGAGCGGCGGATCGCCGGATCGTCTGGTCGTCTCCTTTCACGGACTCCCGGTCCGCCAGGACCGGCGGGAAGGCGGTCGCTACAGCGAAGCCTGCCGGCGCACCTTCGCGGCGTTGCTCCGGGCGCTCGACTGGCCGGAAGAGCGGGCGCACATCGCCTACCAGTCCCGGTTCGGACCGGGACGATGGCTGTCCCCGGCGACGGAGGCGGTTCTGCGCGACCTCGGCCGGCAAGGCGCGGGGCACGTGGCGGTGGTCTGCCCCGGCTTCCTCACCGACGGACTGGAGACGATCGAGGAAATCGGCGTGCGGGGCGCTCGCATCCACGCGGCCGCGGGAGGAGGGCGGTTGACGCTCGTGCCGGCGGTCGCCGATCACCCCCGTTTCGTCGAGGAGCTGGCGCACCTCGCCGAGGCGGCGCTGGACTCCCTCGCGTCCCCGGCCGTCCCGCCGTAG
- a CDS encoding hydroxymethylbilane synthase, giving the protein MKIRLGTRGSRLALAQARDVARRLAASGHEAEIVIVRTSGDQRRDAPFAEIGPAGVFVVELERALLDGRVDIAVHSYKDVPSLSPAGLSIVAVPERVDPRDLLLVREASAAGGEGTLPLKPGATIGTASMRRRAWIRAERPDLTTALLRGNLPTRIRRLAEGDFDAIVLAAAGIERLRRAEGAGALPLDGIRVVPLDPERFVPAPSQGAIAVQARADDDAIRTACEALDDPAARRAVRAERRLLEMVEGGCSVPFGAYCRPAGETALELIARLERGGRIVDARARGEDPDALAAEVFRRLTGGGGGDD; this is encoded by the coding sequence ATGAAGATCCGCCTGGGAACCCGCGGATCGCGCCTCGCTCTGGCCCAGGCCCGGGATGTCGCGCGCCGGCTCGCCGCCTCGGGACACGAGGCGGAGATCGTGATCGTCCGGACGAGCGGCGACCAGCGGCGGGATGCGCCGTTCGCCGAGATCGGTCCGGCAGGGGTGTTCGTGGTGGAGCTCGAGCGAGCGCTTCTCGACGGCCGCGTCGACATCGCCGTGCATTCCTACAAGGACGTGCCGTCCCTAAGCCCGGCGGGGCTGTCGATCGTCGCCGTTCCGGAGCGGGTCGATCCGCGCGACCTTCTCCTCGTGAGGGAAGCCTCGGCCGCCGGGGGAGAAGGCACGCTCCCGCTGAAGCCGGGGGCCACCATCGGGACCGCCTCGATGCGGCGACGCGCCTGGATCCGGGCGGAGCGGCCGGACCTCACCACCGCCCTCCTCCGCGGCAACTTGCCGACGAGGATCCGCCGGCTGGCCGAGGGAGATTTCGACGCGATCGTCCTGGCAGCGGCCGGGATCGAGCGGCTCCGGCGCGCCGAGGGGGCCGGCGCTCTCCCCTTGGACGGCATCCGCGTGGTCCCGCTCGACCCGGAGCGCTTCGTTCCGGCGCCGTCGCAGGGGGCGATCGCCGTCCAGGCGCGCGCGGACGACGATGCGATCCGGACGGCGTGCGAAGCGCTCGACGATCCGGCGGCGCGGCGCGCGGTCCGGGCCGAGCGGCGCCTCCTCGAGATGGTCGAGGGGGGCTGCAGCGTGCCGTTCGGCGCCTACTGCCGGCCGGCGGGCGAAACGGCGCTGGAGCTGATCGCCCGCCTCGAGCGCGGCGGGAGGATCGTGGACGCCCGGGCTCGAGGGGAAGACCCGGATGCGCTGGCGGCCGAGGTCTTCCGGCGTCTCACCGGCGGCGGGGGCGGCGATGATTGA